Proteins encoded in a region of the candidate division WOR-3 bacterium genome:
- a CDS encoding DMT family transporter, with the protein MKYKRYLFAILSVFFWSTVATAFKISLRYLNHYQLLFISSLTAFIVQFFLLLFQKNLKLIKQGFFNSLLFGFLNPFLYYLILFKAYSLLPAQIAQPLNFTWPIVLTFFSIIFLKEKVRLLNFLALILSFFGVLIISSYGRFFDLKNVNLLGIILALSSSFVWALYWILNLKDERKEEAKLFANFFFGVIFTTIFLLITNKFSFPKFNYLLGGIYVGVFEMGITFFFFLKALRLAENKAKINNLIYLTPFLSLIFINFVLKERVYFTTIIGLFLIILGILLQAKH; encoded by the coding sequence ATGAAATATAAACGGTATCTCTTTGCTATTTTATCAGTTTTTTTCTGGTCAACAGTTGCTACTGCCTTTAAGATTTCTCTAAGATATTTAAATCACTATCAACTTCTTTTTATCTCTTCTTTAACTGCTTTTATTGTCCAGTTTTTCTTATTATTATTTCAAAAAAACCTTAAACTAATCAAACAAGGCTTTTTTAATTCCCTTCTTTTTGGTTTTCTTAATCCCTTTTTATATTATTTAATCTTGTTTAAAGCCTATTCCCTTTTACCTGCCCAAATTGCCCAACCACTAAATTTCACTTGGCCTATTGTTTTAACATTTTTTTCAATAATATTTTTAAAAGAAAAAGTAAGATTATTAAATTTTCTTGCTTTAATTCTCAGTTTTTTTGGTGTCTTAATTATCAGTTCCTATGGAAGATTTTTTGATTTAAAAAATGTAAATCTTTTAGGAATAATTTTGGCTCTATCCTCTTCTTTTGTCTGGGCATTATATTGGATATTAAATCTTAAGGATGAGAGGAAAGAGGAAGCAAAACTTTTTGCCAATTTTTTCTTTGGAGTTATATTTACAACAATTTTTCTTTTAATCACAAATAAATTTTCTTTCCCAAAATTTAATTATCTTTTGGGTGGTATTTATGTTGGTGTGTTTGAAATGGGAATAACTTTTTTCTTCTTTTTAAAAGCATTAAGATTGGCGGAAAATAAAGCAAAGATAAATAACCTTATCTATCTTACTCCTTTTCTATCTTTAATCTTTATTAATTTTGTATTAAAAGAGAGAG